A window of Candidatus Stygibacter australis genomic DNA:
GGAGAGATCACATAGAGAATTATCCCACCAATCATTAATTTCTGTGTAGATTGAACTCGTTTATCTTTAGCAAGTCTCACCATCAGAGCCATAAAATCAGGTAATAGTAAAAGATAATCGATCAATTCGCCATACTTTCCTTGAAATTTATCTTTTCTGAAGGTATTCACTTTTTTGCGAAGATTATCATAAATATCATCTGTTTTCTTACAATCTTCATTGATTTCTACAATGATTTCCTGAGCCTGTTCATTTTTTTCT
This region includes:
- a CDS encoding DUF1232 domain-containing protein, whose translation is MTEEKNEQAQEIIVEINEDCKKTDDIYDNLRKKVNTFRKDKFQGKYGELIDYLLLLPDFMALMVRLAKDKRVQSTQKLMIGGIILYVISP